A portion of the Tiliqua scincoides isolate rTilSci1 chromosome 3, rTilSci1.hap2, whole genome shotgun sequence genome contains these proteins:
- the GTPBP6 gene encoding putative GTP-binding protein 6 encodes MSWRWRRVLALGRGLRPLLPPPPCPLRCPARPLHSTVVSCRLPSSGGGPARGWRGGGDEGSGCGVGGGEEGGLDAEDEELLEAELPLLPPGAREVFVVHPAVKGGAGRTQLSTAELQLAEAVALINTIQNWTVLDTLILSTKTPDKKFIFGKGNFQLLTEKIKGLPRVSSVFVNIERLSPLTKKELEEAWGVEVFDRYTVVLHIFRHNARTKEAKLQIALAEIPLLRANVRNEVAQMDQQRGGSRYIMGSGETFMEIQLRLLKEKELKIRKALEKLRRKRRLLRSQRKKREFPTVSVMGYTNCGKTTLIKALTGDAGLQPQDQLFATLDITAHAGYLPSRLTILYVDTIGFLSQLPHDLVESFSATLEDVACSDLIIHVRDISHPETNLQRESVLSVLRNLNLPNHLLDSIIEVHNKVDLIDGYLPTEPSTIAISALHGHGLEKLKEEVERTVLKVTEKNSLTIKVNLSGPQLSWLYKEATVQDVDIIPEEDGAANVKVIISNSALGRYRRLFPQSRYFA; translated from the exons ATGAGTTGGCGGTGGCGGCGGGTGCTAGCGCTGGGGCGGGGGCTCCGCccgcttcttcctcctcctccctgcccactgcgtTGCCCGGCCAGGCCGCTGCACAGCACCGTCGTCAGCTGCCGCCTCCCGAGCTCCGGCGGTGGACCCGCTCGGGGCTGGAGAGGCGGGGGAGACGAAGGCAGTGGCTGCGGGGTAGGGGGCGGCGAGGAGGGAGGGCTGGACGCGGAGGACGAGGAGCTGCTGGAGGCGGAGCTTCCCCTCCTCCCGCCTGGCGCCCGAGAAGTCTTCGTGGTGCACCCCGCCGTCaaagggggggcaggcaggacgcAGCTGAGCACAG cTGAACTACAGTTAGCTGAGGCTGTTGCTCTCATAAACACCATTCAGAACTGGACAGTGTTAGATACTCTAATTCTTTCTACAAAGACTCCTGACAAGAAATTTATCTTTGGCAAAGGAAATTTTCAACTTTTAACTG AAAAGATTAAAGGATTGCCACGTGTATCTTCTGTCTTCGTAAATATAGAAAGACTCTCTCCTCTCACAAAG aaagaacttGAAGAAGCCTGGGGAGTGGAGGTCTTTGACAGATATACAGTTGTCCTTCATATTTTTCGCCACAATGCTCGAACTAAAGAGGCAAAGCTTCAGATAGCGTTGGCTGAAATACCACTTCTAAG AGCCAATGTGAGAAATGAAGTTGCTCAGATGGATCAGCAGAGAGGTGGATCAAGATACATTATGGGTTCAG GTGAAACTTTCATGGAGATACAGCTTCGGctcttaaaagaaaaagaacttaaaATTCGAAAGGCCTTGGAGAAGCTCAGAAGAAAAAGGCGGTTACTCAGAAGCCAGCGGAAGAAGCGTGAATTTCCTACTGTTTCAGTAATGGGCTACACTAACTGTG gaaaaaCTACTCTGATCAAGGCCCTTACTGGGGATGCAGGACTACAGCCTCAAGATCAACTATTTGCCACATTGGACATTACAGCCCATGCTGGCTACCTGCCATCACGCCTGACCATTTTGTATGTTGATACTATTGGGTTTCTCTCTCAGTTGCCCCATGACCTTGTTGAATCATTTTCAGCTACCCTAGAAGACGTAGCCTGTTCG GATTTAATTATTCATGTGAGAGATATTAGCCATCCAGAAACCAACCTCCAGAGGGAAAGCGTGTTATCTGTTCTCCGTAATCTTAATCTCCCTAACCACCTCCTGGATTCAATTATTGAAGTTCATAACAAAGTGGATTTGATAGACGG gtaTCTTCCCACTGAACCAAGTACTATAGCCATTTCAGCTCTCCACGGGCATGGATTAGAAAAACTGAAAGAGGAAGTAGAAAGAACAGTTTTGAAAGTCACTGAGAAAAACAGTCTAACAATTAAAGTCAACTTATCTGGACCTCAGCTCAG TTGGCTCTACAAAGAAGCAACAGTGCAAGATGTTGATATTATACCTGAAGAAGATGGTGCAGCCAATGTAAAGGTGATCATAAGCAACTCTGCCTTGGGCAGATACAGAAGATTGTTTCCTCAGTCACGTTACTTTGCTTGA